The Shewanella pealeana ATCC 700345 genome contains the following window.
ATCATCTTAGCTAAAAATTACCAGCCTGATTGCCTGTTTCTATAAGTTTTATCTGGTTTCTTAGTCTGTCTTAATGCTGCAATCACTCGATTTTTTCCCAATAATAAGCGCACCTGATACCAAGACTCACGCCCTAACAGCAGTCGAACGGGAGCCGACCAACTCTTATTTATACTGCGCTTAATTGCCGCATTGGCATCGGGAGAGGTTTGCGATAACTTACTCGCCAATTTGCTAGCTGCGGCCATAGGATTATCTTCCACAGCCGTAATCAAATTCATGGATAAGGCCTTTTCAGCAGAGATAACATCTGCCGACATTGTTAACATAAGCGCCTGATCTTTTGGCATTAACTCTCGCAAGCCCGCTAAGCCAGCCATATCAGGCACGAGCCCCCATTTAGCTTCCATTATCGACATCTTGCAATCTGGTGCAGCGATTCTAAAATCGGCACCTAAGACTATTTGCATGCCGCCGCCATAACAAATCCCCTCTAGCACCGCGATAACGGGAACGGGTAATCGTCGCCATCCTATAGAAACGCGCTGGGCGAGATTGGCGTTACCAGGAAGAAACTTAAACAGTAATTTAACCGCGTCTAACGGCGAGCTCATCACACTTTTTACATCCAAGCCTGAGCTGAAATTACCACCTTCACCAAAAAGCACTACGGCAGTAAGCGTTTTGTCTCGCGCTAGTGTTTTTATGCAGCGATCAATCTGCTTAAAAAGCTCGTAATTCAATGCATTATACTTATCTGGCCGATTAAGACTCACAAAAGCAATGCCATTCTCCTTGGTAATACGTACTAAATCATCAGTCATATTCGCGTCCTTCCTTGCCAAGTGGTCTGTCCAGAAAGCAAAGTTAACACATTTGGAATATTTCGTTAATAGCTATAACATACGTAGGAATTATGACATTGGTCATTTTTTTGTCGTCAAATAAGACTTTCTATTGGAAAGTTGATATTTAAAGCCGTAGCGCATCCCTTTCTCATAATGGATAATGTGACAAGGATTTCAAACCGCGGCAATAAGCGAGCGTTTAAGCTAGCCGTGAGTAACTAACAATGGATAAATAGGAAACAATATTAACAATGTCGCTGCCGATATTAATTTGTGATGATTCTGCGTTAGCCAGAAAACAGATGGCACGCACGCTTCCTAAAGATTGGGATGTCGATATCACCTATGCAACCAATGGCTTAGAGGGAATGGAGGCGATTCGTGAAGGCAAAGGGGAAGTGGTCTTTCTCGATCTGAACATGCCGGTAATGGATGGTTACCAAGTCTTAGAAGCTATTCAGAAAGAAGATCTGCCTGCGCTGGTTATTGTGGTTTCTGGTGATATTCAGATTAAGGCTCACGAGCGAGTCAGAAGTCTAGGCGCCCTCGACTTTATTCAAAAGCCTGTTAGTGCCGATGCGATTAGCCATATTCTGCAAGAATACGGCATCTTGGAATTAGCTCAGGGTGTTGAGCACAACCAAGCCCCCATGATCCAAGTCGATCTGCGTGACGCCTGCCAAGAGGTCGCTAACATCGCCATGGGCCGCGCCGCTGATCTACTCTCCAAGCTATTAAACGTCTTTGTAAAACTGCCTATTCCAAACGTTAATGTACTTGAAGTGAGCGAGCTCACCATGACGCTGAAGGCGACCGAAGAACAGAGTACGGTATCGGCGCTGTGCCAAGGCTTTATTGGTGCCGGTGTGGCCGGAGAAGCGCTATTACTCTTCCATGACTCTTCATTTCAAGATAT
Protein-coding sequences here:
- a CDS encoding crotonase/enoyl-CoA hydratase family protein; translation: MTDDLVRITKENGIAFVSLNRPDKYNALNYELFKQIDRCIKTLARDKTLTAVVLFGEGGNFSSGLDVKSVMSSPLDAVKLLFKFLPGNANLAQRVSIGWRRLPVPVIAVLEGICYGGGMQIVLGADFRIAAPDCKMSIMEAKWGLVPDMAGLAGLRELMPKDQALMLTMSADVISAEKALSMNLITAVEDNPMAAASKLASKLSQTSPDANAAIKRSINKSWSAPVRLLLGRESWYQVRLLLGKNRVIAALRQTKKPDKTYRNRQSGW
- a CDS encoding response regulator; translated protein: MSLPILICDDSALARKQMARTLPKDWDVDITYATNGLEGMEAIREGKGEVVFLDLNMPVMDGYQVLEAIQKEDLPALVIVVSGDIQIKAHERVRSLGALDFIQKPVSADAISHILQEYGILELAQGVEHNQAPMIQVDLRDACQEVANIAMGRAADLLSKLLNVFVKLPIPNVNVLEVSELTMTLKATEEQSTVSALCQGFIGAGVAGEALLLFHDSSFQDMAKLMKLENPEDEETEVEVMIDTANVLIGAFLNGISEQLHMKFSQSHPVVLGRHCSVNNLISDNSDKWSRTLAMEINYRIEDHDIQCDLLLLFTEDSLPTLNYKLGYLLD